From a region of the Deinococcus metallilatus genome:
- a CDS encoding zinc-dependent alcohol dehydrogenase → MRALCWEGVNDLRVQTVPDPVIVNPHDVILRITMSTTCGSDLHFIDGYVPSMLPGDVIGHEFMGVVEDVGPEVKKVKKGDRVVVPSFVACGDCWYCQHDLYSLCDNTNPNAELQAPLLGYPTGACFGYTHAFGGYAGSHAQYMRVPHADVGCFQVPEGLRDEQVLFLSDAAPTGYMGADFCDIKPGDIVAVWGCGGVGLMAQQSAFLLGAERVIAIDRFPERLKMARDHIGSETINYVETPDVLAVLHEMTGGRGPDACIDAVGMEAYGTGPGYLYDKAKQTLRLVTDRGQALRQAIMAVRKGGTLSILGVYGVMDKFPIGVLMNKGVTVRTAQQHGQHYLPRLLEHAVKGELDPSYLATHRFSLEDGPRAYAMFKNKEDGIVRAVFTP, encoded by the coding sequence ATGCGAGCACTGTGCTGGGAAGGCGTGAACGACCTGCGCGTCCAGACCGTCCCCGACCCCGTCATCGTCAACCCGCACGACGTCATTTTGCGCATCACCATGTCCACCACCTGCGGCTCGGACCTGCACTTCATCGACGGGTACGTGCCGAGCATGTTGCCCGGCGACGTGATCGGCCACGAGTTCATGGGCGTCGTCGAGGACGTCGGACCCGAGGTGAAGAAAGTCAAGAAGGGCGACCGGGTGGTCGTGCCGTCCTTCGTCGCCTGCGGGGACTGCTGGTACTGCCAGCACGACCTGTACTCGCTGTGCGACAACACCAATCCCAACGCCGAGTTGCAGGCCCCGCTGCTCGGCTATCCAACGGGAGCGTGTTTCGGGTACACCCACGCTTTCGGGGGTTACGCCGGATCGCACGCGCAGTACATGCGGGTGCCGCACGCCGACGTGGGCTGCTTTCAGGTTCCCGAGGGGCTGCGCGACGAGCAGGTCCTGTTTTTATCCGACGCCGCCCCCACCGGCTACATGGGAGCCGACTTCTGTGACATCAAGCCGGGCGACATCGTGGCGGTGTGGGGCTGCGGCGGGGTGGGGCTGATGGCGCAGCAGAGCGCCTTTTTGCTCGGGGCCGAGCGGGTCATTGCCATCGACCGCTTCCCGGAGCGGTTGAAGATGGCGCGCGACCATATCGGCTCGGAAACCATCAATTACGTCGAAACGCCCGACGTGCTCGCCGTCCTCCACGAGATGACCGGGGGGCGCGGCCCCGACGCCTGCATCGACGCGGTGGGGATGGAGGCGTACGGCACCGGGCCTGGCTACCTGTACGACAAGGCCAAGCAGACGCTGCGCCTCGTGACCGACCGGGGGCAGGCGCTGAGGCAGGCCATCATGGCGGTCCGCAAGGGCGGCACACTTTCCATCCTGGGCGTGTACGGCGTGATGGACAAGTTCCCTATCGGGGTGCTCATGAACAAGGGCGTGACGGTACGCACCGCCCAGCAGCACGGCCAGCACTACCTGCCCAGACTGTTGGAGCACGCGGTGAAGGGCGAACTCGATCCTTCCTATCTCGCCACGCACCGCTTCTCGCTGGAGGACGGGCCGCGCGCGTACGCCATGTTCAAGAACAAGGAGGACGGCATCGTGCGCGCTGTCTTCACCCCCTGA
- a CDS encoding SRPBCC family protein: MDAGSPLGGPATSGIADALKGTLSRGAGKASQEQRRVTLILGGVLLTLGLRRISFGGVALALAGGALLYRELARRSGQAGAETNMAEVARSITIGKSADELHRFWREGGYLPRVMGHFAEITETDMDQAHWTVRVPGGRSLSWDTQVVESRPGELVRWQSLPGADLPNWGEMRLRPAPGDRGTEVTLRLHFQPPGGTLGAAVARALNGLVPSLLVGDALRRFKSLAETGEIPTLDRNPSARASTA, translated from the coding sequence ATGGACGCGGGAAGCCCATTGGGAGGACCGGCCACGAGCGGGATTGCTGACGCGCTCAAGGGGACGCTTTCGCGGGGAGCAGGCAAGGCGAGTCAGGAGCAGCGCCGGGTCACCCTGATCCTCGGTGGGGTCTTACTGACGCTCGGCCTGCGGCGCATCTCGTTCGGCGGCGTGGCGCTGGCGCTCGCGGGCGGCGCCCTGCTGTACCGAGAACTGGCCAGGCGGTCCGGTCAAGCTGGGGCGGAAACCAACATGGCCGAGGTGGCGCGCTCCATCACCATCGGCAAGTCCGCCGACGAGCTGCACCGCTTCTGGCGCGAGGGGGGATACCTGCCCCGCGTCATGGGGCACTTCGCCGAGATCACCGAGACGGACATGGATCAGGCGCACTGGACGGTGCGCGTTCCCGGTGGGCGCAGCCTGTCCTGGGACACCCAGGTCGTGGAAAGCCGCCCCGGAGAACTGGTGCGCTGGCAGTCGCTGCCGGGCGCGGACCTGCCCAACTGGGGCGAGATGCGCCTGCGTCCCGCGCCGGGCGACCGCGGCACCGAGGTCACGTTGCGCCTGCACTTCCAGCCACCCGGCGGCACGCTCGGCGCAGCGGTGGCCAGGGCATTGAACGGTTTGGTGCCGAGCCTGCTGGTGGGAGACGCCCTGCGCCGCTTCAAGAGCCTGGCCGAGACGGGTGAGATTCCCACGCTGGACCGCAACCCCTCAGCCCGGGCGAGCACCGCCTGA
- a CDS encoding helix-turn-helix domain-containing protein, producing MPPPSAEQLEELEHLYRTGEGHLRIRALIVLLSAEQQRKVAEIAVLVRYDEETVRRWLHRYVAEGIQGLADAPRSGAPPKVTPEYREKLISVARQRSRALDLPFSLWTGWRLADYLAELTGIRLSAVSVYRLLHQGGIHFNRP from the coding sequence TTGCCGCCCCCATCTGCCGAGCAGCTTGAGGAACTTGAGCACCTCTACCGCACTGGGGAGGGCCATCTTCGCATTCGAGCCCTGATCGTCCTGCTCTCGGCAGAACAGCAGCGGAAGGTCGCGGAGATCGCCGTGTTGGTGCGGTACGACGAGGAAACGGTCCGCCGCTGGTTGCACCGCTACGTTGCCGAGGGGATACAGGGCTTGGCAGACGCGCCGCGGTCCGGTGCACCACCCAAAGTCACACCGGAGTACCGCGAGAAGCTGATCAGCGTGGCCCGGCAGCGGTCACGTGCCCTGGACCTGCCCTTCTCGCTATGGACGGGCTGGCGCTTGGCCGACTATTTGGCGGAGTTGACCGGAATCCGGCTGAGTGCGGTGAGCGTCTACCGCTTGCTGCATCAGGGGGGAATTCACTTCAACCGGCCATAG
- a CDS encoding IS630 family transposase, translated as MDGLALGRLFGGVDRNPAECGERLPLAASGGNSLQPAIAHHHQPGPRVRREKKAVEEARDQVKPGEVFYYADEFNISWLPTLRAMWSPVGQQVMVPTPAQPVRRYGIGAVNYHTGETVVLTRTRKRRQEVAELLQQLLEKHPHERIYVAWDNASTHQDEEIEAVVRGAAGRLVLLYLPTYSPWLNPIEMLWRHFRREVTHCELFENVEALLVASHAFFDRYNLRPGGVRSIIGSHPAQLP; from the coding sequence ATGGACGGGCTGGCGCTTGGCCGACTATTTGGCGGAGTTGACCGGAATCCGGCTGAGTGCGGTGAGCGTCTACCGCTTGCTGCATCAGGGGGGAATTCACTTCAACCGGCCATAGCACACCATCACCAGCCCGGACCCCGAGTACGCCGTGAAAAAAAAGCGGTCGAGGAAGCCCGTGACCAGGTGAAGCCCGGGGAGGTCTTTTACTACGCTGACGAGTTCAACATCAGTTGGTTGCCAACCTTACGGGCGATGTGGAGCCCGGTGGGTCAGCAGGTGATGGTCCCGACACCGGCGCAGCCAGTGCGCCGGTATGGAATTGGTGCCGTGAACTACCACACCGGGGAGACGGTCGTGTTGACCCGCACGCGAAAACGCCGCCAGGAGGTGGCCGAGCTTCTCCAGCAACTGCTGGAGAAGCATCCCCACGAACGGATTTACGTTGCCTGGGACAACGCCAGTACCCACCAGGACGAGGAAATCGAGGCCGTGGTCCGAGGTGCGGCTGGTCGCCTGGTGTTGCTGTACTTGCCCACCTATAGCCCCTGGCTCAACCCCATCGAGATGTTGTGGCGGCACTTCCGCCGGGAAGTCACCCACTGCGAGTTGTTCGAGAACGTCGAGGCCCTGCTGGTGGCCTCACACGCCTTCTTTGACCGCTACAACCTCAGGCCCGGCGGCGTTCGGTCCATTATTGGCTCCCATCCCGCACAACTTCCGTAG
- a CDS encoding IS630 family transposase, with protein sequence MHRGPSSPVPVLTAEERQLLSALVRRRQTPRGLATRAKIILLSADQPTATLSQIAAQVGLSDDTVGTWRRRFAAERVAGLSDAPKSGAPRTIQEADVERVVRLTLDTLPADATHWSTRSMAQTSGMTQSAVHRIWRAFGLRPHLISSFKLSTDPLLIEKVRDIVGLYLAPPDRALVLCVDEKPQIQALERGSATFPMLPGQEERTGHEYVRHGTTTLIAALDARVGNLIGRCYPRHRAVEFKDFLVIVHAQVPAELEVHVILDNYITHKTKVVQDWVLAHPRFHFHFTPTGGSWLNLVESWFALLSRRRLKRGNFKSKDELEQAIQAFIAQTNETPAPFVWTRSADDILDNIKRFCKRYLPAPSAPQNSQASSESLH encoded by the coding sequence ATGCACCGTGGCCCCTCATCCCCTGTTCCCGTTCTGACTGCCGAGGAACGTCAGTTGCTGAGCGCGCTGGTGCGTCGTCGCCAGACCCCGCGGGGTCTGGCGACGCGGGCCAAGATTATCCTGCTCAGCGCCGATCAACCCACGGCGACGCTGAGCCAGATTGCGGCGCAGGTTGGGCTCAGCGACGACACCGTAGGCACCTGGCGCCGACGTTTTGCTGCCGAGCGGGTGGCCGGGTTGAGTGACGCGCCGAAGAGCGGCGCGCCCAGGACCATTCAGGAGGCCGACGTGGAACGGGTCGTTCGTCTGACCCTCGATACCCTTCCTGCCGACGCCACGCACTGGAGTACCCGCAGCATGGCCCAGACCAGTGGGATGACCCAGAGTGCGGTGCACCGCATCTGGCGTGCGTTTGGCTTACGGCCCCACCTGATCTCGTCGTTCAAGCTCTCCACAGACCCCCTGCTGATCGAGAAGGTGCGCGACATCGTGGGGCTGTATCTCGCGCCACCAGACCGGGCGCTGGTGCTGTGCGTGGACGAGAAGCCTCAGATTCAGGCGTTGGAACGCGGGAGTGCGACCTTCCCCATGCTCCCCGGACAGGAGGAACGAACGGGGCACGAGTACGTCCGTCACGGCACCACCACGCTGATTGCTGCTCTTGACGCCAGAGTGGGCAACCTCATTGGCCGGTGTTACCCGCGACATCGAGCCGTCGAATTCAAAGACTTCCTGGTTATCGTCCATGCTCAAGTTCCTGCGGAACTTGAGGTGCACGTTATTCTCGATAACTACATCACGCACAAGACCAAGGTGGTGCAGGACTGGGTCCTGGCTCATCCTCGCTTCCACTTTCACTTCACACCTACGGGCGGATCGTGGCTGAATCTTGTGGAGTCGTGGTTCGCGCTGCTGAGCCGCAGGCGATTGAAGCGCGGAAATTTCAAGTCGAAGGATGAGCTGGAACAGGCCATCCAAGCGTTCATCGCCCAGACCAACGAAACACCAGCCCCGTTCGTTTGGACGAGGTCGGCCGACGACATTCTGGACAACATCAAGCGTTTCTGTAAGCGGTACCTCCCGGCCCCATCCGCCCCCCAAAACTCCCAAGCTTCTTCTGAATCACTCCACTAA
- a CDS encoding DMT family transporter gives MSDLGTVLAAGLGAAAAFGAGDFSGGLATKRDPVVRVVALAHLLSLALFVVLALVTGEAAPRPVDLAWGALAGVGGVIGLASLYRGLALGPMGTVAATSAVLAAALPVLVSVLLGGSLGAGQLLGMILALAGVILLSRVPAEGRGGLGLAVLAGLGFGAFFVFLGQTQAGSVFWPLVMARLVSAGVMLPLAVGGPGLRPQSARPIMLSSLLDALGNVLFVVAAQTGRLAEASVLSNVYPAFTVLLALVLLRERLRVDQWWGLAATLLAVPLIAARL, from the coding sequence GTGAGCGACCTGGGCACCGTGCTGGCGGCGGGGCTGGGCGCGGCTGCCGCCTTCGGGGCAGGGGACTTCAGCGGCGGCCTCGCCACGAAACGTGACCCGGTGGTGCGCGTCGTGGCGCTGGCGCACCTGCTCTCCCTCGCCCTGTTCGTGGTGCTGGCCCTCGTAACGGGCGAGGCCGCGCCCAGACCAGTGGACCTCGCCTGGGGCGCCCTCGCCGGGGTAGGCGGTGTGATCGGCCTCGCCTCCCTCTACCGGGGGCTGGCCCTGGGACCGATGGGTACGGTGGCCGCCACGAGTGCCGTGCTCGCGGCGGCCCTGCCGGTGCTGGTGAGCGTGCTGCTCGGTGGGTCTCTGGGGGCGGGGCAACTGCTTGGGATGATCCTGGCCCTCGCGGGCGTCATACTGCTCAGTCGGGTTCCGGCCGAAGGACGGGGTGGGCTGGGACTGGCGGTGCTCGCGGGGCTGGGCTTCGGGGCGTTCTTCGTGTTCCTGGGGCAGACGCAGGCGGGGTCAGTGTTCTGGCCGCTGGTGATGGCCCGGCTCGTCTCGGCGGGGGTGATGCTGCCCCTCGCCGTAGGGGGACCGGGCTTGCGTCCCCAGAGTGCGCGACCCATCATGCTGTCCTCGCTGCTCGACGCGCTGGGGAACGTGCTGTTCGTGGTCGCGGCGCAAACAGGGCGGTTGGCAGAGGCGAGCGTGCTGTCGAACGTGTACCCGGCGTTCACCGTGCTGCTGGCCCTGGTGCTGCTCCGTGAGCGGCTGCGTGTGGACCAGTGGTGGGGGCTCGCGGCCACCCTCCTGGCCGTCCCGCTGATCGCCGCGCGGCTTTAG
- a CDS encoding B3/B4 domain-containing protein: MNDLLQISPAVAERFPTYHGLVLFASGLKNGPSDKRSQTLLREAEEHARRMFVATPPAEHPHLAAWREAFRAFGVKPQRMMNSAEALITRVIKGGELPAINRLTDAYNAVSVRFVVPCGGEDLAQVVGPVTLKFADGTEPFETTKDGAPFIDQPVPGEVVWADEAGVTCRAWNWRQGTRTRLTEDTTEAYFLFDARSPMTSGNLEQAGDALETLLGELSPGCRIERVRLGPVG, translated from the coding sequence TTGAACGATCTGCTTCAAATCAGCCCGGCTGTGGCTGAACGCTTCCCGACCTACCACGGACTCGTCCTCTTCGCTTCCGGCCTCAAGAACGGTCCCAGTGACAAACGCAGCCAGACCCTGCTGCGGGAGGCCGAAGAGCACGCCCGCCGAATGTTCGTCGCCACGCCTCCTGCCGAGCACCCGCACCTCGCCGCCTGGCGGGAAGCGTTCCGCGCCTTTGGCGTCAAGCCCCAGCGCATGATGAATTCCGCCGAGGCTCTGATCACACGGGTGATCAAAGGTGGGGAACTGCCTGCTATCAACCGTCTGACAGACGCCTACAACGCGGTCAGCGTACGCTTCGTGGTGCCCTGCGGCGGCGAGGATCTGGCCCAGGTGGTGGGACCGGTGACCTTGAAGTTTGCGGACGGCACGGAGCCCTTCGAGACGACCAAGGACGGCGCGCCCTTCATCGACCAGCCCGTGCCGGGTGAGGTGGTCTGGGCCGACGAAGCGGGCGTGACGTGCCGAGCGTGGAACTGGCGGCAGGGCACACGGACCCGGCTGACGGAAGACACGACGGAGGCGTACTTCCTGTTCGACGCCCGCTCGCCCATGACCTCCGGGAACCTGGAGCAGGCGGGCGACGCGCTGGAGACGCTGCTGGGGGAACTTTCGCCCGGCTGCCGAATTGAGCGTGTGCGCCTGGGGCCAGTCGGGTGA
- a CDS encoding pyridoxamine 5'-phosphate oxidase family protein, with protein sequence MTDTTPRGQLKRQDKAMPREEAEAFLTTAFCGRTGTLGPDGYPYVVPNLFTWQDGQVYLHTARYEGHFLTNVRFHDRVSFEVDEPGEIFPYGHVECDTSVSYRSVIVFGRIRIVEDTNEKLRFYRAFMDKYAPEDSWGREKNSLPRVGGTIVYAITPETLTGKEGRLPGVSERWPARNDTASPGWQKRK encoded by the coding sequence ATGACCGACACCACTCCACGAGGACAGCTCAAGCGGCAGGACAAAGCCATGCCCCGGGAAGAAGCTGAGGCGTTCCTCACCACCGCCTTCTGTGGGCGCACTGGCACCCTCGGCCCGGACGGCTACCCGTACGTCGTGCCCAACCTCTTCACCTGGCAGGACGGGCAGGTGTACCTCCACACCGCGCGCTATGAGGGGCATTTCCTGACCAACGTGCGCTTCCACGACCGGGTCAGCTTTGAGGTGGACGAACCCGGCGAGATCTTCCCCTACGGTCACGTGGAGTGCGACACGTCGGTGTCGTACCGCTCGGTGATCGTCTTCGGGCGCATCCGCATCGTGGAGGACACCAACGAGAAGCTGCGCTTCTACCGCGCTTTTATGGACAAGTACGCGCCCGAGGATTCCTGGGGCCGGGAGAAGAACTCGCTGCCGCGTGTGGGCGGCACCATCGTGTACGCCATCACGCCGGAAACCCTCACCGGCAAAGAGGGACGACTGCCCGGGGTGAGCGAACGCTGGCCAGCCAGGAACGACACCGCCTCACCCGGCTGGCAAAAACGGAAATGA
- a CDS encoding GNAT family N-acetyltransferase, whose product MTPSIHPATEQDIPQLLPLMRALAEFEDYLDVFAVNEDILREQGFRKNPPDFHALVADEDGTLVGMLVYYLVPFTATARPTLYVKELYVAEEARGQHIGEHLMRAAAREATTRGCGALRWTVANWNTSGQRFYERLGARANPVWTDYGLSGPALTALAEITV is encoded by the coding sequence ATGACCCCAAGCATTCACCCTGCCACCGAGCAGGACATCCCGCAACTGTTGCCCCTGATGCGTGCCCTGGCGGAATTCGAGGACTACCTCGACGTGTTCGCCGTGAACGAGGACATCCTGCGTGAGCAGGGCTTCCGCAAGAACCCCCCGGACTTCCATGCCCTCGTCGCCGATGAGGACGGAACCCTGGTAGGGATGTTGGTGTACTACCTCGTCCCCTTCACCGCGACGGCCAGACCGACGCTGTACGTCAAGGAGCTGTACGTGGCCGAGGAGGCGCGTGGGCAGCACATCGGGGAACACCTCATGCGCGCAGCGGCGCGCGAAGCCACGACGCGGGGCTGCGGTGCCCTCCGCTGGACGGTCGCCAACTGGAACACGTCTGGGCAGCGCTTTTACGAGCGGCTGGGGGCACGGGCAAACCCCGTGTGGACCGACTATGGCCTGAGTGGTCCTGCCTTGACTGCCCTGGCCGAAATCACCGTCTGA
- a CDS encoding PLP-dependent aminotransferase family protein, with amino-acid sequence MTDHLPTRQPDVTVDLPLHVERASPLSVAQQVSTQLRAAIQKGQLQPGTRLPSTRTLARVLGISRGAVVTAYDDLLAAGYLVGRVGAGTYVSTELPLTPPVPSGAPLMEERPRWLRGVPVTPDVAPSRADEDVIDFRVGQPAVAPLSDAAWKRAWRRVAEDTLPGAYAEAAGDPELRAEVAAYLRRSRGVVCSPDDVVVTSGTIQGLHLVARAVLAPGDVAAFEEPGYRLARQVLRERGAQILPVPVDEDGLRVAELPVGEGAPPLVYTTPSHQFPLGSRLSLPRRHALLAWARAQDSLIVEDDYDGEFRYDAAPLPALASLEPDRVVYLGTFSKVLSPALRVGYIVGPPVLRERLIGLKTIADYHTSWPVQRALAFFLRSGDLERHLGRMRRVYARKRELLVRELAGARSVARVGGLEAGFHVHLELDERLDAAEVVHRAEERGVRVSVLSPFYVSDTAPGGLLLGYGGLEPAQIVRGARVLVEVMNHLAAVS; translated from the coding sequence ATGACGGACCATTTGCCGACTCGCCAACCGGACGTGACCGTGGACCTGCCGCTGCATGTAGAGCGGGCCAGTCCTCTATCCGTGGCGCAGCAGGTGAGTACGCAACTGCGTGCGGCGATCCAGAAGGGTCAGTTGCAGCCTGGCACGCGGCTGCCCAGCACCCGCACTCTCGCCCGGGTGCTCGGAATCAGCCGTGGGGCCGTGGTCACGGCGTACGACGATCTGCTGGCGGCGGGGTATCTGGTCGGCCGCGTCGGCGCGGGCACGTATGTCAGCACCGAATTGCCCCTGACACCGCCAGTCCCCTCGGGTGCGCCGCTGATGGAAGAACGGCCCCGTTGGCTGCGCGGTGTACCCGTGACCCCCGACGTGGCCCCGTCCAGAGCTGACGAGGACGTGATCGACTTCCGGGTGGGGCAGCCTGCCGTCGCGCCCCTTTCGGACGCGGCGTGGAAGCGAGCCTGGCGCCGGGTCGCAGAGGACACGCTGCCAGGTGCTTACGCGGAGGCGGCGGGAGACCCCGAGTTACGCGCCGAGGTCGCAGCGTACTTGCGGCGCTCGCGAGGCGTGGTGTGCAGCCCGGATGATGTGGTCGTGACCAGCGGGACCATTCAGGGCCTGCACCTGGTCGCGCGGGCCGTGCTCGCCCCGGGAGATGTGGCCGCCTTCGAGGAGCCGGGGTACCGCCTCGCCCGTCAGGTGCTCCGCGAGCGGGGAGCGCAAATTCTACCGGTCCCTGTTGATGAAGACGGGCTGCGGGTCGCTGAATTGCCGGTGGGCGAGGGCGCGCCGCCCCTGGTCTACACGACCCCCTCACACCAGTTCCCGCTGGGCAGCCGCCTCTCGCTCCCCCGCCGCCACGCCCTGCTGGCCTGGGCACGGGCGCAGGACAGCCTGATCGTGGAGGATGATTACGATGGTGAGTTCCGGTATGACGCTGCGCCGCTTCCGGCCCTGGCTTCGCTCGAACCGGACCGCGTAGTGTATCTGGGCACCTTCTCCAAGGTGCTGTCCCCGGCCCTCCGGGTGGGGTACATCGTGGGGCCGCCGGTGCTGCGCGAGCGGTTGATTGGTCTGAAGACCATCGCGGACTACCACACGTCCTGGCCGGTGCAGCGGGCACTGGCGTTCTTCCTCCGATCAGGCGACCTGGAGCGGCACCTGGGGCGAATGCGGCGGGTGTATGCCCGCAAGCGAGAACTGCTGGTGCGTGAGTTGGCCGGGGCGAGGTCCGTGGCGCGGGTGGGTGGCCTGGAGGCGGGCTTTCACGTCCACCTGGAGCTGGACGAGCGCCTGGATGCGGCGGAAGTGGTGCACCGGGCAGAAGAGCGGGGCGTGCGCGTCAGTGTGCTCTCGCCGTTCTATGTCTCGGACACGGCACCGGGCGGGCTGCTCCTGGGCTACGGCGGGCTGGAGCCTGCGCAAATTGTGCGAGGTGCCCGGGTGCTGGTCGAGGTGATGAACCATCTGGCCGCTGTCTCCTGA
- a CDS encoding FGGY-family carbohydrate kinase → MSQLLLGIDIGTGSSKGVLVRPDGTIVRSHSVPHDISVPRPGFVEQDADTVWWVDVVTLCRALLSGEYSGADVAGVAISAIGPCLLPLDEEGRPLRPGILYGVDTRGTPEIPALEAEFGAENILAHSGMALTSQAIGPKVRWLQRHEPQVWARTRMLATASSYVTYRLTGRHVMDRHTASHYMPMYDPATGDWNADYSERMGVAGRLPELGWSDERAGEVTPGAAALTGLRPGTPVAVGAVDALSEAISVGAVQPGDLMIMYGSTTFFILVQEQPTPDPRVWTVAGAFAGQFNLAAGMSTTGSLTKWFAEELARELPGGEAYAELFAAAGRVPPGARGLVVLPYFSGERTPINDPQAKGVLAGLTLAHTRGDLFRATLEGVACGIRHNLETFAALGTPIRRAVAVGGGTQGNLWPQIVSDVAGTPQVLPRVTIGASYGDAFLAGLVAGQVRREDLDAWVGQTETIEPDPDVKPTYDHLYALYRELYENTKDVVHRLHPG, encoded by the coding sequence ATGAGCCAGCTGTTGCTGGGAATCGATATCGGCACCGGCAGCAGCAAGGGCGTGCTGGTGCGCCCCGACGGGACCATCGTGCGGTCGCACAGCGTGCCCCACGACATCAGCGTGCCCCGGCCCGGCTTCGTGGAGCAGGACGCCGACACGGTGTGGTGGGTGGATGTGGTGACCCTCTGCCGCGCCCTGCTCTCGGGTGAGTACAGCGGGGCCGATGTGGCGGGCGTGGCGATCAGCGCCATCGGGCCGTGCCTGCTGCCGCTGGACGAGGAAGGCCGCCCGCTGCGCCCCGGCATCCTGTACGGCGTGGATACCCGGGGCACCCCCGAGATTCCCGCTCTGGAAGCCGAGTTTGGCGCTGAAAATATCCTGGCCCATTCGGGGATGGCCCTGACCAGCCAGGCCATCGGCCCCAAGGTGCGCTGGCTGCAACGTCACGAACCCCAGGTCTGGGCGCGGACCCGCATGCTGGCCACCGCCAGCAGCTACGTGACCTACCGCCTGACCGGGCGGCACGTCATGGACCGCCACACCGCCAGCCATTACATGCCCATGTACGACCCAGCCACCGGAGACTGGAACGCCGACTACAGCGAGCGCATGGGCGTGGCCGGGCGGCTGCCCGAGCTGGGCTGGAGCGACGAGCGGGCCGGAGAGGTCACGCCGGGGGCGGCGGCCCTGACCGGACTGAGGCCGGGCACGCCGGTGGCGGTGGGTGCCGTGGACGCACTGAGCGAGGCCATCAGCGTGGGCGCGGTGCAGCCCGGCGACCTGATGATCATGTACGGCTCCACCACCTTCTTCATCCTGGTGCAGGAGCAACCTACCCCCGACCCGCGCGTGTGGACGGTGGCGGGCGCCTTCGCGGGCCAGTTCAACCTGGCGGCGGGGATGAGTACCACCGGCAGCCTGACGAAGTGGTTTGCGGAAGAGCTGGCCCGCGAGCTGCCAGGGGGCGAAGCCTACGCCGAATTGTTCGCGGCGGCGGGGCGGGTGCCGCCGGGCGCGCGTGGCCTGGTGGTGCTGCCCTATTTCAGCGGCGAGCGCACGCCCATCAACGACCCGCAGGCGAAAGGCGTGCTCGCGGGCCTGACCCTGGCCCACACCCGGGGCGACCTGTTCCGGGCCACCCTGGAGGGCGTGGCCTGCGGCATCCGGCACAACCTTGAAACGTTCGCCGCGCTGGGCACGCCCATCCGGCGGGCGGTGGCCGTGGGCGGGGGCACGCAGGGCAACCTGTGGCCGCAGATCGTCTCGGACGTGGCGGGGACACCCCAGGTGTTGCCCCGGGTGACCATCGGGGCGAGCTACGGCGACGCCTTCCTGGCCGGACTGGTCGCCGGACAGGTGCGCCGCGAGGACCTGGACGCCTGGGTGGGGCAGACCGAAACCATTGAGCCCGACCCGGACGTGAAGCCCACCTACGACCACCTGTACGCCCTCTACCGCGAGCTGTACGAGAACACGAAGGACGTGGTGCATAGGCTCCACCCCGGATAA